The Urbifossiella limnaea genome has a window encoding:
- a CDS encoding sigma-54 interaction domain-containing protein encodes MTPTRRLVLAASDPRLAQTVQAHLGRTLALAVPVVRFVDVPHLLAPDTDGDLLLVASDPADAGPIETVVREAKVQQSPAGLGILESEAVAGRRAFDHLAPYLAGRWGWPHHVREVTTWARQAQAPGGVPFADPATETTAEAIRRKLVNHTPSLTALVDQLCIAAEHDVTVLIEGETGTGKTFLARLIHDGSPRRGSRFLVVACGTLSGHLIASEFFGHARGSFTGADGAKVGKFAAAGDGSLLLDEIDTLGLDHQANLLRVIETGEFEPVGSNETQISRARVIAATNWNLSDAVERGSFRRDLYYRLQVLSFHLPPLRHRPEDVGPLVRGMVARYGTKFGKRLFGVCPEAMRALESYPWPGNIRQLENVLQQAVLTSSGNELKLHHLSPLVHTRSDVTTPPPGATANYGGTLKQSRESTERVNILRALEKAGQSRTRAAQLLGVSRVTLYKKMKKYGLFTRPEPVPGFEPFLPRVVG; translated from the coding sequence ATGACCCCCACCCGCCGGCTCGTCCTCGCCGCCAGCGACCCGCGCCTCGCCCAGACGGTGCAGGCCCACCTCGGCCGCACCCTCGCCCTGGCGGTACCGGTCGTCCGCTTCGTGGACGTGCCGCACCTGCTCGCGCCGGACACCGACGGCGACCTGCTCCTCGTCGCGTCCGACCCCGCCGACGCCGGCCCGATCGAGACCGTCGTCCGCGAGGCGAAGGTGCAGCAGTCGCCGGCCGGCCTCGGCATCCTCGAGTCGGAGGCGGTTGCGGGGCGGCGGGCGTTCGACCACCTCGCCCCGTACCTCGCCGGCAGGTGGGGCTGGCCGCACCACGTCCGCGAGGTGACCACGTGGGCGCGGCAGGCGCAGGCGCCCGGCGGCGTCCCGTTCGCCGACCCGGCTACCGAAACGACCGCCGAGGCGATCCGCCGCAAGCTCGTCAACCACACGCCGTCGCTGACCGCGCTCGTGGACCAGCTCTGCATCGCCGCGGAGCACGACGTGACGGTCCTGATCGAGGGCGAGACCGGCACCGGCAAGACGTTCCTGGCGCGGCTCATTCACGACGGCTCGCCGCGGCGCGGCAGCCGGTTCCTCGTGGTGGCGTGCGGCACCCTGAGCGGCCACCTGATCGCCAGCGAGTTCTTCGGCCACGCCCGCGGCTCGTTCACCGGCGCCGACGGCGCGAAGGTCGGCAAGTTCGCCGCGGCCGGCGACGGCTCGCTGCTGCTGGACGAGATCGACACGCTCGGCCTCGACCACCAGGCGAACCTCCTGCGGGTCATCGAGACCGGCGAGTTCGAGCCGGTCGGCAGCAACGAGACGCAGATCAGCCGGGCGCGCGTGATCGCGGCGACGAACTGGAACCTGTCCGACGCCGTGGAGCGCGGTAGCTTCCGCCGCGACCTGTACTACCGCCTCCAGGTGCTGAGCTTTCACCTGCCGCCGCTGCGGCACCGGCCGGAGGACGTCGGGCCGCTGGTCCGCGGCATGGTGGCCCGGTACGGCACGAAGTTCGGCAAGCGGCTGTTCGGCGTGTGCCCCGAGGCGATGCGGGCGCTGGAGAGCTACCCCTGGCCGGGGAACATTCGGCAGCTCGAAAACGTCCTCCAGCAGGCGGTGCTGACGAGCAGCGGCAACGAGTTGAAGCTGCACCACCTGTCGCCGCTGGTCCACACCCGCAGCGACGTCACGACGCCGCCGCCGGGCGCGACGGCGAACTACGGCGGCACGCTGAAGCAGAGCCGCGAGTCGACGGAGCGGGTGAACATCCTGCGGGCGCTGGAGAAGGCCGGGCAGAGCCGCACGCGCGCCGCCCAGCTGCTCGGGGTGAGCCGCGTCACGCTCTACAAGAAGATGAAGAAGTACGGCCTGTTCACGCGGCCGGAGCCCGTACCGGGGTTCGAGCCGTTCCTGCCGCGCGTGGTGGGTTGA
- the glmS gene encoding glutamine--fructose-6-phosphate transaminase (isomerizing), with the protein MCGIVGFTGTREASPVLLEGLRRLEYRGYDSAGLVTGTGADFHLRKKAGRLAELAREVIARPAPGCYGISHTRWATHGGATDRNAHPHLSTDHDIAVVHNGVIENYAALKQQLVADGVAFRSDTDTEVLAHLIARCYDGDLLQAVLQATAMVKGTYGLAVMSRAEPGVIVGARLGSPLVVGIGADGHYLASDASALAGFAEKVVHLGDRQVVQLDETGYVVRTRDFDAVDMPALDIAGFLGDGDAELGDFPHYMLKEIYEQPEALENAMRGRLDVGDATAHFGGLNLSAQQLRQIDRVIFTACGTSYHAGMVGEYLFEELARVPAEVEYASEFRYRNPPIDRNTLIFAITQSGETADTLAALRESKRMGHTTLAICNVVGSSIAREADGGVYLHAGPEVGVASTKAFTTQCAVLAMLALYLGRSRHLSAAQGEKIIADLQALPDVLRETLRCHDRVKAIAAKYADARNVLYLGRQYLYPGALEGALKLKEISYIHAEGYPAAEMKHGPIALVDEQTPSVFLVPRGAVFDKVMSNMQEIKARGGPVIAVASHGDREVAAVADDVIPVPDVPEYLQPIVTAIPLQLLAYEIALLCGCDVDKPRNLAKSVTVE; encoded by the coding sequence ATGTGCGGGATCGTCGGGTTCACCGGCACGCGGGAGGCGTCGCCGGTGCTGCTGGAAGGGTTGCGCCGCCTCGAGTACCGCGGCTACGACAGCGCCGGCCTCGTCACCGGCACCGGGGCCGACTTCCACCTGCGGAAGAAGGCCGGCCGGCTCGCCGAGTTGGCCCGCGAAGTGATCGCCCGGCCGGCGCCCGGGTGCTACGGCATCAGCCACACCCGCTGGGCCACGCACGGCGGCGCGACCGACCGCAACGCCCACCCGCACCTCAGTACCGACCACGACATCGCCGTCGTCCACAACGGCGTCATCGAGAACTACGCCGCCCTCAAGCAGCAGCTCGTCGCCGACGGCGTCGCGTTCCGCAGCGACACCGACACCGAAGTGCTGGCCCACCTCATCGCCCGCTGCTACGACGGCGACCTGCTCCAGGCCGTGCTGCAAGCGACGGCGATGGTGAAGGGCACGTACGGCCTCGCGGTGATGAGCCGCGCCGAACCCGGCGTCATCGTCGGCGCCCGGCTCGGCAGCCCGCTCGTCGTCGGCATCGGCGCCGACGGCCACTACCTCGCCTCGGACGCGTCGGCGCTGGCGGGCTTCGCAGAAAAAGTGGTTCACCTCGGCGACCGGCAGGTCGTGCAGCTCGACGAGACGGGGTACGTCGTCCGCACCCGCGACTTCGACGCGGTGGACATGCCGGCGCTCGACATCGCCGGCTTCCTCGGCGACGGCGACGCCGAGCTGGGCGACTTCCCGCACTACATGCTGAAGGAGATTTACGAGCAGCCGGAGGCGCTGGAGAACGCCATGCGCGGCCGGCTCGACGTGGGCGACGCGACGGCCCACTTCGGCGGCCTGAACCTGTCGGCGCAGCAGCTGCGGCAGATCGACCGCGTCATCTTCACCGCCTGCGGCACGAGCTACCACGCGGGAATGGTCGGCGAGTACCTGTTCGAGGAGCTCGCGCGGGTGCCGGCCGAGGTGGAGTACGCCAGCGAGTTCCGCTACCGCAACCCGCCGATCGACCGGAACACGCTGATCTTCGCCATCACCCAGAGCGGCGAGACGGCCGACACCCTGGCCGCGCTCCGCGAGAGCAAGCGGATGGGGCACACCACGCTGGCCATCTGCAACGTGGTCGGCAGCAGCATCGCCCGCGAGGCGGACGGCGGCGTGTACCTGCACGCCGGCCCCGAGGTGGGCGTGGCGAGCACGAAGGCGTTCACCACGCAGTGCGCCGTGCTGGCGATGCTGGCCCTGTACCTCGGCCGCAGCCGGCACCTGTCGGCGGCGCAGGGCGAGAAGATCATCGCGGACCTGCAAGCGCTTCCCGACGTGCTGCGCGAGACGCTGCGGTGCCACGACCGGGTGAAGGCCATCGCCGCGAAGTACGCCGACGCGCGGAACGTGCTGTACCTCGGCCGGCAGTACCTGTACCCGGGCGCCCTCGAAGGGGCGCTGAAGCTGAAGGAGATCAGCTACATCCACGCCGAGGGTTACCCGGCGGCGGAGATGAAGCACGGGCCGATCGCGCTGGTGGACGAGCAGACGCCGAGCGTGTTCCTGGTGCCGCGGGGGGCGGTGTTCGACAAGGTGATGTCGAACATGCAGGAGATCAAGGCCCGCGGCGGCCCGGTGATCGCGGTGGCGAGCCACGGCGACCGCGAGGTGGCCGCCGTCGCCGACGACGTGATTCCCGTCCCGGACGTGCCCGAGTACTTGCAGCCGATCGTGACGGCGATCCCGCTGCAGTTGCTGGCCTACGAGATCGCGCTGCTGTGCGGCTGCGACGTGGACAAGCCGCGGAACCTGGCCAAGAGCGTGACGGTGGAGTGA